In Pseudomonas saudiphocaensis, one DNA window encodes the following:
- the pgsA gene encoding CDP-diacylglycerol--glycerol-3-phosphate 3-phosphatidyltransferase, translating to MNIPNILTVLRVLLIPIIILLFYLPFKWSYLAASAVFTIAAVTDWLDGYLARRLKQSTPFGAFLDPVADKLMVAVALVLLVEEHANLWLTLPAAIIIGREIVISALREWMAELGARAHVAVSNLGKWKTTAQMVALIILLANPPLMTVWVSIGYALLIIAAALTLWSMVHYLMAAWPHLSPAEKK from the coding sequence ATGAACATTCCAAACATTCTCACCGTGTTGCGTGTGCTGCTGATACCGATCATCATCCTGCTCTTCTATCTTCCCTTCAAGTGGAGCTATCTGGCCGCCAGCGCAGTGTTCACGATTGCCGCGGTAACTGATTGGCTGGATGGATACCTGGCGCGACGCTTGAAACAGAGCACCCCCTTCGGTGCATTTCTCGATCCGGTCGCCGACAAGCTGATGGTTGCGGTGGCGCTGGTACTGCTTGTCGAAGAGCATGCCAACCTCTGGCTGACGTTGCCCGCAGCGATCATCATCGGTCGCGAGATCGTCATCTCCGCCTTGCGCGAGTGGATGGCCGAGTTGGGCGCGAGGGCACATGTCGCGGTGTCCAACCTGGGCAAATGGAAAACTACCGCACAAATGGTGGCGTTGATCATTCTGTTGGCCAACCCGCCGTTAATGACAGTGTGGGTCAGCATCGGTTATGCCTTGCTGATCATTGCTGCTGCCTTGACGCTATGGTCGATGGTCCATTATCTGATGGCGGCGTGGCCCCACCTCAGCCCGGCAGAAAAAAAATAA
- a CDS encoding PA2817 family protein yields the protein MANAYHDHNLALLAHLRGILLAMGETGQVSEESHALFLERFDELVVNLRNIPEERHLGQDLICQVFHRYPQIAHLVPRDLLWFFGGDCLHFMPDEEIEIFQQLEERRYEAESNGEPFDWNMERQLLTMPDQGARH from the coding sequence ATGGCCAACGCATATCACGATCATAACCTGGCACTCCTGGCCCATCTGCGCGGCATTCTGCTCGCTATGGGGGAGACCGGGCAGGTTTCTGAAGAGAGTCACGCGCTATTCCTCGAACGTTTTGATGAACTGGTGGTGAATCTTCGGAACATTCCGGAAGAGCGGCATCTGGGGCAGGACCTGATCTGCCAGGTCTTCCATCGTTATCCTCAGATCGCACACCTGGTTCCGCGCGACCTTCTGTGGTTCTTTGGCGGCGACTGCCTGCATTTCATGCCGGATGAAGAGATCGAGATCTTCCAGCAGCTGGAGGAGCGCCGCTACGAGGCTGAAAGCAACGGTGAGCCGTTTGACTGGAATATGGAGCGACAGCTTCTTACCATGCCTGATCAGGGTGCGAGGCACTGA
- the pqqD gene encoding pyrroloquinoline quinone biosynthesis peptide chaperone PqqD, with translation MNDELLSKVPSLRRGYRFQFEPAQGCHVLLYPEGMIKLNDSASEILKRVDGARTVGGIVADLQASFPGAEGIEEDILAFLEVAVERFWIELR, from the coding sequence ATGAACGATGAACTTCTGTCCAAAGTGCCGTCGCTGCGCCGTGGTTATCGCTTCCAGTTCGAGCCGGCTCAGGGCTGCCATGTGCTGCTTTATCCGGAAGGCATGATCAAGCTCAACGACAGCGCCAGCGAGATTCTCAAGCGCGTTGATGGCGCGCGGACGGTAGGTGGCATCGTGGCTGACCTGCAGGCGAGCTTCCCCGGTGCCGAAGGCATCGAAGAGGATATCCTGGCGTTTCTGGAGGTGGCCGTTGAACGGTTCTGGATCGAGCTTCGCTAA
- the uvrY gene encoding UvrY/SirA/GacA family response regulator transcription factor has translation MIRVLVVDDHDLVRTGISRMLADIDGLQVIGQADSGEEAIRKSRELKPDVVLMDIKMPGIGGLEATRKLLRSYPDIKVIAVTICEEDPFPTRLLQAGAAGYLTKGAALEEMVQAIRMVFAGQRYISPQIAQQLALKSFQPKLNGSPFDLLSEREIQIALMISNCQKVQTISDKLCLSPKTVNTYRYRIYEKLSITSDVELALLAVRHGMVDTIN, from the coding sequence TTGATTAGGGTGCTAGTGGTCGATGACCATGACCTGGTACGCACAGGCATTTCCCGGATGCTCGCCGATATCGATGGCTTGCAGGTGATAGGCCAGGCTGACTCGGGCGAGGAGGCCATCAGAAAGTCGCGCGAACTCAAGCCGGATGTCGTCCTGATGGACATCAAGATGCCTGGCATCGGCGGGCTTGAAGCCACTCGAAAGTTGTTGCGCAGCTATCCGGATATCAAGGTCATCGCCGTGACGATCTGCGAGGAAGACCCGTTCCCCACGCGCCTGTTGCAGGCCGGAGCCGCCGGCTACCTGACCAAAGGTGCGGCGCTGGAGGAAATGGTCCAGGCGATACGCATGGTGTTTGCCGGGCAACGCTACATCAGCCCGCAGATTGCCCAGCAGCTGGCGCTCAAGTCCTTCCAGCCAAAGCTCAATGGCTCGCCGTTCGATCTGCTTTCGGAACGGGAAATCCAGATTGCTCTGATGATTTCCAACTGCCAGAAGGTCCAGACCATCTCAGACAAGCTTTGCCTGTCACCCAAGACGGTCAATACCTATCGCTACCGCATCTATGAAAAGCTGTCGATAACCAGTGACGTCGAGCTGGCCCTGCTGGCGGTACGTCACGGTATGGTCGACACCATCAACTGA
- the uvrC gene encoding excinuclease ABC subunit UvrC: MSAFDSSAFLASCSVRPGVYRMFDAEAKLLYVGKAKNLKKRLSSYFRKTGQAPKTAALVARIAQIEITITANETEALLLEQTLIKQWRPPYNILLRDDKSYPYVFLSSGDFPRLSIHRGAKKELGRYFGPYPSAGAIRESLGLLQKAFFVRQCEDSFYRNRTRPCLQYQIKRCKAPCVGLVDAEEYAQDVRHSVMFLEGRSNALAEELSSSMEAAAMALDFERAAEIRDQIALLRRVQDQQSMEGGSGNVDIVAAVVSPGGACVHLISVRGGRVLGSKNFFPQVAIEESVSDVLQAFLEQYYLGSMERELPAELIVNSSHEGFATLISALIELRGEELVISHRVRGTRARWQQLALTNAEQALGARLASRQHLAARFQALAESLQLDEPPTRLECFDISHSSGEATVASCVVFGPEGPLKSDYRRYNIEGVTAGDDYAAMHQALSRRFKKAAEGVGKLPDVLLVDGGKGQLNMAREVLQELAVPDLILLGVAKGVTRKPGLETLYLNDAEHEFTLPGDSPALHLIQQVRDEAHRFAITGHRARRGKARTTSTLEDVPGIGPKRRRELLKHFGGLQELNRASLPEIAKAPGISKKLAELIYATLHSE; encoded by the coding sequence ATGAGCGCGTTCGACTCCTCGGCGTTTCTCGCGTCATGTAGCGTGCGTCCCGGTGTCTACCGGATGTTCGATGCCGAGGCCAAGCTGCTCTATGTGGGCAAGGCGAAGAACCTCAAGAAACGCCTGTCGAGCTACTTCCGCAAGACCGGGCAAGCGCCGAAGACAGCGGCGCTGGTAGCGCGCATCGCTCAGATCGAAATCACCATCACGGCCAACGAGACCGAGGCGTTGCTGCTGGAGCAGACGCTGATCAAGCAGTGGCGGCCGCCGTACAACATTCTGCTGCGTGACGATAAGTCCTACCCCTACGTATTTCTTTCCAGCGGTGATTTCCCTCGTCTGAGCATCCATCGCGGGGCAAAGAAAGAGCTGGGGCGCTACTTCGGTCCATACCCAAGTGCTGGGGCGATCCGCGAGAGCCTGGGTCTTCTGCAGAAGGCGTTCTTTGTTCGTCAGTGTGAAGACAGTTTCTACCGCAACCGAACCCGGCCCTGCCTGCAGTATCAGATCAAGCGCTGCAAGGCGCCATGTGTGGGGCTGGTGGATGCGGAGGAATATGCCCAGGACGTACGCCATTCGGTGATGTTTCTCGAAGGCCGCAGCAATGCACTGGCTGAAGAGCTTTCCAGCAGCATGGAAGCCGCCGCGATGGCGCTGGATTTCGAGCGCGCCGCCGAAATTCGTGACCAGATCGCGCTGCTGCGCCGTGTTCAGGATCAACAGAGCATGGAAGGAGGCAGCGGCAATGTGGATATTGTTGCGGCGGTGGTCAGCCCCGGTGGCGCCTGCGTCCATCTGATCAGCGTGCGTGGTGGCCGGGTGCTGGGGAGCAAGAACTTCTTTCCTCAGGTAGCCATCGAGGAAAGTGTCAGCGATGTACTGCAGGCCTTCCTTGAACAGTATTACCTGGGCTCCATGGAGCGGGAACTGCCGGCCGAGCTGATCGTCAATAGCAGCCATGAAGGCTTCGCCACGCTGATCAGCGCCCTTATCGAGCTGCGTGGCGAAGAGCTTGTCATCAGCCATCGTGTGCGCGGCACGCGTGCGCGCTGGCAGCAGTTGGCACTGACCAACGCAGAACAGGCGCTAGGTGCTCGACTGGCGAGCCGGCAGCATCTGGCCGCACGCTTTCAGGCGCTGGCCGAATCGCTGCAGCTGGATGAGCCGCCAACGCGCTTGGAGTGTTTCGATATCAGTCATTCCAGCGGCGAGGCCACTGTCGCGTCTTGCGTGGTATTCGGACCGGAAGGGCCGCTGAAGTCGGATTACCGCCGCTACAACATTGAGGGCGTTACGGCTGGCGATGACTACGCTGCAATGCACCAGGCCTTGTCGCGGCGTTTCAAGAAAGCGGCTGAAGGGGTAGGTAAGCTGCCTGATGTCTTGCTTGTCGATGGCGGCAAAGGGCAGCTCAACATGGCGCGTGAGGTGTTGCAGGAGCTTGCCGTGCCCGATTTGATCCTGCTGGGCGTGGCCAAGGGCGTTACCCGTAAGCCAGGGTTGGAAACGCTCTACCTCAACGATGCCGAACACGAATTTACTCTGCCGGGAGACTCGCCGGCGCTGCATCTGATTCAGCAGGTGCGTGATGAAGCGCACCGCTTTGCGATTACCGGCCACCGCGCCCGACGGGGCAAGGCACGCACCACCTCAACGCTGGAGGATGTGCCGGGTATCGGGCCGAAGCGGCGGCGTGAGTTGCTCAAGCATTTTGGCGGGCTGCAGGAATTGAACCGCGCTAGCTTGCCGGAGATCGCCAAAGCGCCCGGTATCAGTAAAAAGCTTGCCGAGTTGATTTATGCCACGTTGCACAGTGAGTAG
- a CDS encoding ABC transporter ATP-binding protein: protein MSNALSIRQLTKTYGNGFQALKGIDLDVAEGDFYALLGPNGAGKSTTIGILSTLVNKTGGTVSVFGHDLDRDPAGLKRCLGVVPQEFNFNQFEKAFDILVTQAGYYGIPAKIAKERAERYLNQLGLWDKRDVSSRMLSGGMKRRLMIARALIHQPRLLILDEPTAGVDIELRRSMWSFLTELNREGITIILTTHYLEEAEQLCRNIGIIDHGQIVKNTSMRELLKQLHVETFLLDLKESLLVPPELGGYPAKLVDHHTLEVQVDKSQGVTDLFRLLSAQGIEVVSLRNKTNRLEELFVSMVESNLKEAK from the coding sequence ATGAGTAATGCTCTGTCCATTCGGCAGCTGACCAAAACCTACGGCAACGGCTTTCAGGCCCTCAAGGGCATCGACCTGGATGTGGCCGAGGGAGATTTCTATGCGCTGCTGGGACCTAACGGTGCCGGTAAATCCACCACCATCGGCATCCTGTCGACACTGGTAAACAAGACTGGCGGCACGGTGAGTGTCTTCGGTCACGATCTGGATCGAGATCCTGCGGGGCTCAAGCGCTGCCTCGGCGTAGTGCCGCAGGAATTCAACTTCAACCAGTTCGAGAAAGCCTTCGATATCCTCGTTACCCAGGCCGGTTACTACGGCATCCCGGCGAAGATCGCCAAGGAGCGGGCCGAGCGTTATCTCAATCAGCTCGGGCTCTGGGACAAGCGTGACGTCTCCTCGCGGATGCTCTCGGGCGGCATGAAGCGACGCCTGATGATCGCTCGAGCGCTGATCCATCAGCCGCGTCTGCTGATTCTCGATGAGCCCACTGCTGGCGTCGATATCGAGTTGCGCCGCTCCATGTGGTCTTTTCTGACCGAGCTGAATCGTGAGGGAATCACCATCATTCTCACCACGCACTATCTGGAAGAGGCCGAGCAGCTGTGCCGCAATATCGGCATCATCGACCACGGCCAGATCGTCAAGAACACCAGCATGCGTGAGCTGCTCAAGCAGCTGCATGTGGAAACCTTCCTGCTCGACCTGAAGGAATCGCTGCTGGTGCCGCCGGAGCTTGGCGGGTATCCGGCCAAGCTGGTGGATCACCATACTCTCGAGGTGCAGGTGGACAAGAGTCAGGGCGTCACTGACCTGTTTCGCCTGTTGTCGGCGCAGGGCATCGAGGTGGTAAGCCTGCGCAACAAAACCAACCGGCTGGAGGAACTGTTCGTTTCGATGGTTGAGAGCAATCTGAAGGAGGCCAAATGA
- the ercA gene encoding alcohol dehydrogenase-like regulatory protein ErcA: MSQRLSLQRKFVSPEIVFGAGCRHSAGNYAKNFGARKVLLVSDPGVAAAGWVADIQASLALQNIEQHLFTQVSANPRTEEVMLGAEVYRSQACDAIVAVGGGSPMDCAKGIGIAVAHGRNIIEFEGVDTLRVPSPPLILVPTTAGTSADVSQFVIISNQVEKMKFSIVSKGAVPDVSLIDPETTLSMDPFLSACTGIDALVHAIEAFVSTGSGPLTDPHALEAMRLINGHLTQMIANPADIELREKVMLGSMQAGLAFSNAILGAVHAMSHSLGGYLDLPHGLCNAVLVEHVVAFNFSAAPERFKVVAETLGIDTRGLTHSQVRDRLVAHLIQLKQSIGFSESLKLHGVNISDIPFLSRHAMQDPCILTNPRSSTQRDVEVVYAEAL, from the coding sequence ATGAGCCAGAGACTTAGCCTGCAACGCAAATTCGTTTCACCCGAGATCGTTTTTGGTGCGGGTTGTCGGCACAGCGCCGGTAACTACGCGAAAAACTTCGGCGCCCGCAAAGTGCTGTTGGTATCCGACCCTGGAGTGGCGGCGGCCGGCTGGGTCGCGGATATCCAGGCGAGCCTGGCACTGCAGAATATCGAACAGCATCTCTTTACCCAGGTGTCGGCCAACCCACGTACCGAAGAGGTGATGCTGGGTGCCGAGGTGTACCGCAGCCAGGCTTGCGATGCCATCGTTGCAGTCGGCGGCGGCAGCCCCATGGATTGCGCCAAGGGCATCGGCATCGCCGTGGCCCATGGGCGCAATATCATCGAATTCGAGGGCGTCGATACCCTGCGAGTGCCCAGCCCGCCGCTGATTCTGGTCCCGACTACGGCAGGTACCTCGGCGGATGTTTCGCAGTTTGTGATCATCTCCAACCAGGTCGAGAAGATGAAGTTCTCCATCGTCAGCAAGGGCGCGGTGCCCGATGTATCGCTGATCGACCCGGAAACCACTCTGAGCATGGACCCCTTCCTCTCCGCCTGCACCGGTATCGACGCACTGGTGCATGCCATCGAAGCTTTCGTGTCCACCGGCAGCGGCCCGCTGACCGATCCCCATGCGCTGGAAGCGATGCGGCTGATCAATGGTCATCTGACGCAGATGATCGCCAACCCTGCGGATATAGAGCTGCGCGAGAAGGTGATGCTCGGCAGCATGCAGGCGGGCCTGGCGTTTTCCAACGCAATTCTCGGGGCGGTACACGCAATGTCCCACAGCCTGGGCGGCTACCTGGACCTGCCCCATGGCCTGTGCAACGCGGTGCTGGTCGAGCATGTGGTGGCGTTCAACTTCAGTGCCGCGCCCGAGCGTTTCAAGGTCGTCGCGGAGACCTTGGGTATCGATACCCGTGGGCTGACGCATAGCCAGGTTCGTGACCGTCTGGTGGCGCATCTGATCCAGCTCAAGCAATCCATCGGTTTCAGTGAAAGCCTGAAGCTGCACGGGGTGAATATCTCTGACATCCCGTTCCTATCCAGGCATGCCATGCAGGATCCCTGCATCCTGACCAACCCACGCTCCTCCACCCAGCGCGATGTCGAAGTAGTCTATGCCGAAGCGCTCTGA
- a CDS encoding NahK/ErcS family hybrid sensor histidine kinase/response regulator → MPKRSEQNDALAGLLGLSAHSARKSHYPELLSRLEELEAERNRYKWLFEHAVHGIFQASLQDGIRAANPALARMLGYDRAEEALWGLTDLSNHLFIGGEQELHWIRHVLSTRQGLFGYETRLRRKDGSAIDVVMNLLLKPDEEGLVEGFVADITERKLAQVRLQHLNEELEQRVAERTQELRQARDAAEAANRSKDKYLAAASHDLLQPLNAARLLISTLRERSLPAAEHNLVERAHQALEGAEDLLTDLLDISKLDQQAIKPEIHVYRLDEILLPLVSEFEPVAESKDLGFEHYIPAYGLRSDFLLLTRILRNFLSNACRYTDQGRVLLGARKRGDKLRIEVWDTGRGIAQDQMQSIFLEFNQLGVQRAAERSGVGLGLAIVDRIAAMLDYQVQVRSQPGRGSVFSIDVPLADMPLPEVSEAPVLPVPGDPLPGRRLLVLDNELSILHSMSALLGQWGCEVLTATDEAEASLVLAGNPPDLILADYHLDQGMTGWQAVQKLRSRFGYSIPAVMITADRSDQCRRELQGAGIPVLNKPVKAGKLRSVLSHLLNDTEPEGI, encoded by the coding sequence ATGCCGAAGCGCTCTGAACAAAACGATGCTCTGGCCGGCCTGCTTGGCCTGAGCGCGCACTCTGCACGCAAAAGTCATTATCCCGAACTGCTTAGCCGCCTCGAAGAACTCGAAGCTGAGCGCAATCGCTACAAATGGCTGTTCGAACATGCAGTGCACGGCATCTTTCAGGCCAGCCTGCAGGACGGCATCCGCGCTGCTAATCCGGCGCTGGCACGCATGCTGGGCTATGACAGAGCCGAGGAGGCGCTCTGGGGCCTGACTGATCTGTCTAACCATCTGTTTATCGGCGGCGAGCAGGAACTGCACTGGATTCGCCACGTGCTGAGTACCCGGCAGGGGCTGTTCGGCTACGAAACACGACTGCGGCGCAAGGATGGCAGTGCCATCGACGTGGTAATGAACCTGCTGCTCAAGCCGGACGAGGAGGGCCTGGTCGAAGGCTTCGTCGCCGACATCACCGAGCGCAAGCTGGCGCAGGTGCGCTTGCAGCATCTGAACGAGGAGCTGGAGCAGCGTGTCGCCGAGCGGACCCAGGAGTTGCGCCAGGCGCGCGATGCAGCCGAGGCAGCCAATCGCAGCAAGGACAAATACCTGGCCGCAGCCAGCCATGATCTGCTGCAGCCGCTGAATGCCGCGCGGCTGCTGATTTCAACCCTGCGTGAGCGAAGTTTGCCGGCTGCCGAGCACAACCTTGTGGAGCGCGCGCATCAGGCTCTGGAAGGTGCCGAAGACCTGCTCACCGATCTGCTGGACATTTCCAAACTCGATCAGCAGGCGATCAAGCCTGAGATCCACGTCTATCGTCTCGATGAAATTCTGCTGCCGCTGGTGTCTGAATTCGAGCCGGTGGCAGAGTCGAAAGACCTGGGCTTCGAACATTACATCCCAGCTTATGGGCTGCGTAGCGATTTCCTTCTGCTGACGCGTATCTTGCGCAATTTCCTGAGCAATGCGTGCCGCTACACCGACCAGGGGCGCGTACTGCTGGGTGCGCGCAAACGTGGTGACAAACTGCGCATCGAGGTATGGGATACCGGGCGCGGCATTGCCCAGGACCAGATGCAATCGATATTCCTCGAGTTCAATCAGCTGGGCGTGCAGCGCGCTGCCGAGCGCAGTGGGGTCGGCCTTGGCCTGGCCATCGTCGACCGTATTGCGGCGATGCTGGACTATCAGGTGCAGGTGCGCTCGCAACCGGGCCGCGGTTCAGTGTTCAGCATCGATGTGCCGCTGGCCGATATGCCCTTGCCGGAGGTGAGCGAAGCGCCGGTACTGCCAGTTCCGGGCGACCCGCTGCCGGGGCGGCGCCTGCTGGTTCTGGATAACGAGCTGAGCATCCTGCACAGCATGTCGGCGCTGCTTGGGCAGTGGGGCTGTGAGGTGCTGACCGCCACTGATGAAGCTGAAGCCAGCCTCGTGCTTGCCGGTAATCCGCCCGATCTGATCCTGGCGGATTACCACCTGGATCAGGGGATGACCGGCTGGCAGGCGGTACAGAAGCTGCGTTCACGTTTCGGCTATTCGATCCCGGCGGTGATGATCACCGCCGACCGTAGTGATCAGTGTCGTCGCGAGCTTCAAGGCGCCGGCATTCCGGTGCTGAACAAGCCGGTCAAGGCCGGAAAGCTGCGTTCGGTGCTAAGCCATTTACTCAACGACACCGAGCCTGAAGGGATTTAA
- a CDS encoding alpha/beta hydrolase family protein codes for MTKPVLPYGFWPSDWTAEKAAGASRDFAELRAGHGGLFWIEYDPADARCTLWFWCDGTGARCLTPPGVSLRSRIYEYGGGAFCLTDSGVAYVDERDQQIYHQALEEGAEPTVVTYQPDCRYGDLVFDARHAAVLAVEEKRGNQSVEHRLVSISLANGQRRVLAEGADFYASPTLDVAGQRLAWIQWQRPEQPWTATSLWVAERNAEGSCHKPHCLAGLQGEESVQQPRFAADGKLYCLSDLNGWWQPWREEGDGLVPVDDSAECDHAPAPWQLGTVSYLPIGEGALLLTRMLQGHGLLFEQCSRNGERALATDFSRCRQLAADAAHFYCIAASPERTSAVLAIDRRDGQCRVLAGGERLLPSGEISRPQSFSFATGDTETAHGFLYLPLNAGYTAPEGERPPLVVFIHGGPTSACYPVFDPRIQYWTQRGIAVADINYRGSSGFGRAYRQRLCGQWGVLDVEDARAAVAELGRRGLIDPSRTFIRGSSAGGYTALNALVADAGFRGGASLYGVSDPLALRRVTHKFEADYLDWLIGDPEVDAERYDQRTPLAHAERIRVPVIFFQGGLDAVVLPEQTESMVAALREHGVKVEYRLYPEERHGFRQAHRLADALKRECRFYQGLLVDESADCFKSGKQ; via the coding sequence ATGACCAAGCCAGTACTGCCTTATGGCTTCTGGCCCAGCGACTGGACGGCGGAAAAGGCGGCCGGTGCCAGTCGCGACTTTGCGGAATTGCGTGCCGGCCATGGCGGTTTGTTCTGGATCGAGTACGACCCGGCGGATGCCCGTTGCACACTCTGGTTCTGGTGCGATGGCACTGGCGCCAGGTGCCTGACGCCCCCCGGAGTTTCCCTGCGTAGCCGTATTTACGAATATGGCGGCGGCGCCTTCTGTCTGACCGACAGCGGTGTGGCCTATGTCGATGAACGGGACCAGCAGATTTACCATCAGGCGCTCGAAGAGGGCGCCGAACCTACCGTTGTTACGTATCAGCCGGATTGCCGCTACGGCGACCTGGTGTTCGATGCGCGTCACGCTGCTGTCCTGGCGGTAGAGGAGAAGCGCGGGAATCAGAGCGTCGAGCATCGTCTGGTAAGTATTTCGCTGGCCAATGGCCAACGGCGGGTACTGGCGGAAGGTGCAGACTTCTATGCATCGCCCACGCTTGATGTCGCCGGCCAGCGCCTGGCCTGGATCCAGTGGCAGCGCCCCGAGCAACCCTGGACGGCGACCAGCTTGTGGGTTGCTGAGCGAAACGCCGAGGGAAGCTGCCACAAACCGCACTGCCTGGCGGGTTTGCAGGGCGAGGAATCGGTGCAGCAGCCGCGCTTTGCTGCTGACGGCAAGCTTTATTGCTTGAGCGACCTCAACGGGTGGTGGCAGCCGTGGCGCGAGGAGGGTGACGGCCTGGTGCCGGTAGACGATTCGGCAGAGTGCGACCACGCACCGGCGCCCTGGCAGTTGGGGACGGTCAGTTATCTGCCGATAGGCGAGGGTGCGTTGTTACTGACGCGCATGCTGCAAGGCCATGGACTGCTGTTCGAGCAATGCAGCCGGAACGGTGAGCGCGCACTGGCGACGGACTTCAGCCGCTGCCGTCAGCTAGCCGCCGATGCCGCGCATTTCTACTGCATCGCTGCATCGCCTGAGCGTACATCGGCGGTGCTGGCAATCGATCGCCGCGATGGGCAATGCCGGGTACTCGCAGGGGGTGAGCGTCTCTTGCCGTCTGGCGAGATATCCCGACCGCAGTCGTTCAGCTTTGCCACCGGCGATACCGAGACGGCTCACGGCTTCCTTTACCTACCGCTAAATGCAGGCTACACGGCGCCGGAAGGAGAGCGCCCGCCTCTGGTGGTGTTTATCCATGGCGGTCCGACCTCGGCCTGTTATCCGGTTTTCGATCCGCGTATCCAGTACTGGACCCAGCGCGGGATCGCCGTGGCTGATATCAATTACCGCGGCAGCAGCGGCTTTGGCCGAGCCTATCGCCAGAGATTGTGTGGTCAGTGGGGTGTGCTGGATGTGGAAGATGCCCGTGCCGCCGTTGCAGAGCTTGGCCGGCGTGGGCTGATTGATCCGTCGCGCACCTTTATCCGCGGCTCCAGCGCCGGCGGCTATACCGCGCTCAATGCGTTGGTGGCCGATGCCGGCTTTCGTGGCGGGGCCAGCCTGTATGGCGTTAGCGACCCCCTGGCGTTGCGGCGGGTTACGCACAAGTTCGAGGCCGATTATCTGGACTGGCTGATCGGTGATCCGGAGGTCGATGCCGAACGCTACGATCAGCGCACTCCACTGGCCCACGCCGAGCGGATTCGTGTGCCGGTGATCTTCTTTCAGGGCGGGCTGGATGCCGTAGTGCTACCGGAGCAGACCGAGTCCATGGTGGCTGCGCTGCGCGAGCACGGCGTTAAGGTTGAGTACCGGCTATACCCTGAGGAACGCCACGGTTTCCGGCAGGCTCACCGCCTGGCCGATGCGCTGAAACGCGAGTGCCGCTTCTATCAGGGGCTGTTGGTCGACGAGTCAGCCGATTGCTTTAAAAGTGGAAAGCAGTAG
- the pqqE gene encoding pyrroloquinoline quinone biosynthesis protein PqqE → MNGSGSSFAKPDVVVGPPMWLLAELTYRCPLQCPYCSNPLDFARSHDELSTAEWIEVFRQARAMGAAQLGFSGGEPLVRDDLVELIAAARELGYYTNLITSGIGLTESKIAAFAEAGLDHIQISFQAADEEVNNLLAGSKKAFAQKLAMARAVKAHGYPMVLNFVTHRHNIDNIERIIQLCLELEADFVELATCQFYGWAELNRVGLLPSKEQLVRAERITNEWREKLAAENHPCKLIFVTPDYYEERPKGCMNGWGNLFLDITPDGTALPCHSARQLPVQFPNVREHSIEHIWRHSFGFNKYRGYDWMPEPCRSCDEKERDFGGCRCQAFMLTGDAANADPVCSKSAHHGKILAAREQAEQGAPLDQLQYRNEKASKLIIKA, encoded by the coding sequence TTGAACGGTTCTGGATCGAGCTTCGCTAAGCCGGACGTGGTGGTCGGCCCGCCCATGTGGTTGTTGGCCGAGCTGACCTATCGCTGCCCGTTGCAGTGCCCGTATTGCTCGAATCCGCTGGATTTTGCTCGCAGCCATGATGAGCTGAGCACTGCCGAGTGGATCGAAGTGTTCCGTCAGGCGCGGGCAATGGGCGCGGCGCAGCTGGGGTTTTCCGGCGGTGAGCCGCTGGTACGTGACGATCTGGTCGAGCTGATCGCCGCTGCACGTGAGCTTGGTTACTACACCAACCTGATCACCTCCGGGATCGGCCTGACCGAAAGCAAGATCGCCGCATTTGCCGAGGCAGGGCTCGATCATATCCAGATCAGCTTCCAGGCTGCTGACGAGGAGGTGAACAACCTGCTGGCCGGCTCGAAAAAGGCCTTTGCGCAGAAGCTGGCCATGGCCCGTGCGGTCAAGGCCCATGGCTATCCGATGGTGCTCAACTTCGTCACCCACCGGCACAACATCGACAACATCGAGCGCATCATCCAGTTGTGTCTGGAGCTGGAGGCAGATTTCGTCGAGTTGGCCACCTGTCAGTTCTATGGCTGGGCCGAACTCAACCGTGTCGGACTGCTGCCCAGCAAGGAACAGCTGGTGCGTGCCGAGCGCATCACCAATGAATGGCGTGAAAAGCTGGCCGCCGAGAACCACCCCTGCAAGCTGATTTTCGTCACGCCGGACTATTACGAGGAACGTCCCAAAGGCTGTATGAACGGCTGGGGTAATCTGTTTCTCGACATCACTCCAGACGGCACGGCCTTGCCTTGTCACAGTGCGCGGCAGTTGCCGGTGCAGTTCCCCAATGTGCGTGAGCACAGCATCGAACACATCTGGCGGCACTCGTTCGGTTTCAACAAATATCGCGGTTACGACTGGATGCCTGAACCCTGCCGCAGTTGCGATGAAAAGGAGCGGGACTTCGGCGGCTGCCGTTGTCAGGCCTTCATGCTCACTGGCGATGCTGCCAATGCTGATCCGGTGTGTAGCAAGTCGGCACACCACGGCAAGATCCTCGCCGCGCGCGAGCAAGCCGAGCAGGGCGCGCCGCTTGACCAGCTGCAATACCGCAACGAGAAGGCCTCGAAGCTGATTATCAAGGCGTGA